One part of the Desulfonema ishimotonii genome encodes these proteins:
- a CDS encoding DUF3999 domain-containing protein has translation MVNLMLAIMKQTAILSMMLLFFQSPAFGRPPGPDDFAFGTELIPPAGAAIGQVSLPETLYRHVTRSDLGDLRVFNAAGEMVPHMLRQPRPSEGESPDPAELSFFPVYENPKNPEGRLTLQITTDENGAILRTQPRQTGLASDRVSAYLIDATSLDTLPGQLVLDWRQTAESFVVNVSVSGSDDLTRWRSLVPQTTLARLRYGGHALGRHTLSLPPRPARYLRISWPEEAKDARLTKVRAVFSPRKIARQRRYQRIEAVVSPDQAHVYDFDAGGRFYADSVSLRLPERNSLVRGVLKSRKDAAAIWHVRHRGIFYHLTVDDANITSPAISVSPTSDRYWRLETGPDDGGMGEKPPVLELGWLPHELLFLARGKGPFMLAYGSARIGPSAQPVHALLQALDDSKNEALVKAARLGETLRLAGEAVLKPLPPPLPWKEWVLWAVLMTGAGLLGWMAWRLFRQMNPEG, from the coding sequence ATGGTAAATCTTATGCTTGCGATTATGAAACAGACGGCCATTCTCAGCATGATGCTCCTGTTTTTTCAAAGCCCGGCTTTTGGCAGGCCGCCCGGCCCGGACGATTTTGCCTTCGGCACAGAGCTGATACCCCCGGCCGGGGCCGCCATCGGTCAGGTCTCCCTGCCCGAAACGCTCTATCGCCATGTGACCCGCTCCGATCTGGGAGACCTGCGCGTATTCAACGCCGCTGGCGAAATGGTCCCCCACATGCTCCGCCAGCCCCGCCCGTCAGAAGGTGAATCGCCCGATCCGGCGGAGCTCTCCTTCTTTCCGGTGTATGAAAATCCGAAAAACCCGGAGGGCAGGCTGACACTTCAGATTACCACCGATGAAAACGGGGCGATCCTCCGCACTCAGCCCCGGCAGACCGGTCTGGCCTCAGACAGGGTTTCAGCCTACCTGATCGACGCCACCTCTCTGGACACCCTGCCCGGCCAACTGGTCCTGGACTGGCGCCAGACAGCGGAGAGTTTTGTGGTGAACGTCTCCGTATCGGGCAGCGACGATCTGACCCGGTGGCGCTCCCTGGTCCCCCAGACCACCCTGGCCCGGCTCCGTTACGGCGGCCATGCGCTGGGACGCCACACCCTCTCCCTCCCGCCCCGGCCTGCCCGATATCTGCGGATTTCATGGCCAGAAGAGGCGAAAGACGCCCGCCTCACAAAGGTGCGGGCGGTATTCTCGCCCCGGAAAATTGCCCGGCAGCGCCGGTATCAGCGGATAGAGGCCGTTGTGAGTCCGGATCAGGCCCATGTGTATGATTTTGACGCAGGGGGACGGTTCTATGCGGATTCCGTCAGCCTCCGCCTGCCGGAGCGCAACAGCCTGGTACGGGGGGTGCTGAAATCCCGGAAAGACGCAGCGGCCATCTGGCACGTCCGCCACCGGGGAATCTTCTATCATCTGACAGTGGATGACGCGAACATCACCAGCCCGGCCATTTCCGTTTCCCCCACCTCGGACCGGTACTGGCGTCTGGAGACCGGGCCGGATGACGGGGGCATGGGCGAGAAACCGCCCGTGCTGGAACTGGGATGGCTTCCCCACGAACTCCTGTTTCTGGCGCGGGGAAAAGGGCCGTTTATGCTGGCCTATGGCAGCGCCCGGATCGGACCGTCGGCCCAGCCGGTTCACGCCCTGCTTCAGGCGCTGGACGACAGTAAAAATGAAGCTCTGGTGAAAGCGGCCCGCCTGGGCGAAACCCTCCGGCTGGCCGGAGAGGCTGTGCTGAAGCCCCTCCCGCCGCCCCTCCCGTGGAAAGAGTGGGTACTCTGGGCTGTGCTGATGACGGGGGCGGGGCTGCTGGGGTGGATGGCGTGGCGGCTGTTCCGGCAGATGAACCCGGAAGGCTGA
- a CDS encoding FG-GAP-like repeat-containing protein has product MKPTMRNLWISVCIGVYLLMGWGTAAAKAPEKILVLPFNVYSEKDLSFLKNGIRDMLFSRLSKEGEIVVIDREKTDQAIRGIGDINQQNAAALGQTLGADYVVFGSLTVFGSSISTDAKVLNMDGKQIAMTFNDSGKDNGDVIGHINRFAAQVNGRIFGQDTAVASQSPAPAKQSVNDPRKHPESLWTGRIDAEEGRSDGREAPAAGRLGPAWRSRNFKMEIRNISLGDVDNDGSIEVAFMDQKQILVYRYRDDRFIKVAKVETDVNDRLLSLDVADINGNGRAEIFVTCLNKNTNFLKSFVLEWNGTRLQKIVENAKWYFRVVDVPGRGKVLMGQQRSVRRIFLAGVDEMNWNGTGYISATTVALPGWANVYGFNYGDVTNTGQEMTVAFSERDYLRVIGPDGSTEWESPEEYGGGLTYLESPDEAASSLSDHKETKRRYLPQRILIADVDNDGKNDVLVGKNRDSANRLFAKLRFFKGGLIECLGWDEFGLYPKWKTREISGTLSDYAVGDIDNDGRNELVFSVIKKISSVLGDAKSFIAAQDIKPVN; this is encoded by the coding sequence TTGAAACCAACAATGCGAAACCTTTGGATCAGTGTCTGTATCGGCGTATATCTTCTCATGGGCTGGGGGACTGCGGCAGCGAAAGCGCCTGAAAAAATACTGGTTCTGCCATTTAACGTCTATTCGGAGAAAGACCTTTCCTTCCTGAAAAACGGCATCCGTGACATGCTTTTCAGCAGGCTTTCCAAAGAGGGAGAGATCGTTGTCATTGACAGGGAGAAAACCGATCAGGCCATCAGGGGGATTGGCGATATCAACCAGCAGAACGCCGCCGCCCTGGGACAGACGCTCGGTGCGGACTACGTGGTCTTCGGCAGCCTGACGGTTTTCGGCAGCAGCATCAGCACGGATGCAAAGGTGCTGAACATGGACGGGAAACAGATCGCCATGACCTTTAATGATTCGGGAAAGGACAACGGCGATGTGATCGGGCACATCAACCGGTTTGCCGCGCAGGTCAATGGGCGGATTTTCGGACAGGATACTGCCGTGGCATCGCAGTCACCGGCCCCGGCAAAACAGTCTGTGAACGACCCCCGGAAACATCCGGAATCCCTGTGGACCGGCAGGATTGACGCGGAAGAAGGGCGGAGTGATGGCAGAGAAGCCCCGGCTGCCGGCCGCCTGGGGCCTGCTTGGCGAAGCCGGAATTTCAAGATGGAGATCCGGAACATCTCCCTGGGGGATGTGGACAATGACGGCAGCATCGAAGTGGCCTTCATGGATCAGAAACAGATACTGGTCTATCGCTACAGGGATGATCGGTTTATCAAGGTCGCCAAGGTGGAGACCGACGTCAACGACCGGCTCCTCAGCCTGGATGTGGCGGATATCAACGGAAACGGAAGGGCGGAGATCTTCGTCACCTGCCTGAACAAAAATACCAACTTTCTGAAATCCTTTGTGCTGGAATGGAACGGCACCCGTCTTCAGAAGATCGTGGAAAATGCGAAATGGTATTTCCGGGTTGTCGATGTGCCGGGCCGGGGGAAGGTTCTGATGGGACAGCAGCGCTCCGTCAGGCGGATCTTTCTGGCAGGTGTTGATGAGATGAACTGGAACGGCACAGGCTATATCTCTGCAACAACCGTGGCGCTGCCGGGCTGGGCCAATGTCTACGGATTCAACTATGGCGACGTAACGAACACCGGGCAGGAGATGACGGTGGCTTTTTCGGAAAGGGATTATCTCCGGGTCATCGGGCCGGATGGCAGTACAGAGTGGGAGAGCCCCGAAGAATACGGCGGCGGCCTCACCTATCTGGAGTCCCCGGATGAGGCGGCCTCCAGCCTGTCCGATCACAAAGAGACCAAACGGCGCTATCTGCCCCAGCGAATCCTGATCGCCGACGTGGACAATGACGGGAAAAATGACGTGCTGGTGGGAAAAAACAGGGATTCGGCCAACCGGCTCTTTGCCAAACTCAGATTTTTCAAGGGCGGTCTTATCGAATGTCTCGGATGGGACGAATTCGGTCTCTACCCCAAATGGAAGACGCGGGAGATTTCCGGTACCCTCAGCGACTATGCGGTCGGAGATATTGACAACGACGGCCGGAACGAACTGGTCTTCTCTGTGATCAAAAAAATATCCTCGGTCCTGGGCGATGCCAAAAGCTTTATTGCGGCCCAGGATATTAAGCCGGTCAACTGA
- a CDS encoding MFS transporter permease — MKEIIIPKENAVFWLDGNGAWHNVHGRFRNRKIIGHFHASIEKDEGGYYVTQINCDRREKVYFRYEDTALFVTDLKEGEPPTLILNTKKEMALRPDALVVRDDSLYLYDGDDRIKFSERVLFRIADMIEFEDEQYFIRIGGRRYEIGSQAAPPESPGEKKGT, encoded by the coding sequence ATGAAAGAAATCATTATCCCCAAAGAAAACGCGGTATTCTGGCTTGACGGCAACGGCGCATGGCACAATGTGCATGGCAGGTTCCGGAACAGGAAGATCATCGGCCATTTTCATGCCTCAATAGAAAAAGACGAAGGCGGTTACTATGTGACCCAGATCAACTGCGACCGCCGGGAAAAGGTGTATTTCCGCTATGAGGATACCGCACTCTTTGTCACGGATCTGAAGGAGGGAGAGCCGCCCACGCTGATTCTGAACACAAAAAAGGAGATGGCGCTCCGGCCCGACGCCCTGGTGGTCAGAGATGACAGCCTGTATCTGTATGACGGGGATGACCGGATAAAGTTCTCCGAACGGGTTCTGTTCAGAATCGCCGATATGATCGAATTTGAGGATGAGCAGTATTTCATCCGGATCGGGGGCAGGCGATATGAAATCGGAAGTCAGGCGGCCCCGCCCGAATCGCCCGGTGAAAAAAAGGGCACATGA
- a CDS encoding PilZ domain-containing protein — translation MKKKSERRQAERFDLSLASSVSAEKSDGQQAFFELLTCNIGAGGAFFETRSPLPEGTDVHLDFTLPMDLPDDGEQHFRVMVSGTIIRNEKTGMAVRFNKSYKL, via the coding sequence ATGAAAAAAAAGAGTGAACGAAGGCAGGCGGAGCGTTTTGATCTGAGTCTGGCCTCCTCGGTTTCTGCGGAAAAATCAGACGGGCAACAGGCCTTTTTCGAGCTTCTGACCTGCAATATCGGCGCGGGCGGTGCTTTTTTTGAGACCCGGTCCCCCCTGCCCGAAGGGACGGATGTCCATCTCGATTTCACCCTCCCGATGGATCTGCCCGACGACGGGGAACAGCACTTCCGGGTGATGGTCTCCGGGACGATCATCCGCAACGAAAAGACCGGCATGGCGGTCCGGTTTAACAAATCCTACAAACTGTGA
- a CDS encoding Crp/Fnr family transcriptional regulator: MPADIQTIKTFELFKDLKPEELEQLAALMHPIRITEGEVLTRRTDPAHSFYVVLSGNYMIYFKEGRAFTLHNRGDIIGMATVITPFRYRGTTVALTDGEVLEIAGDKFLDLIQSDAALGDRLMHRLNDILAERTVFPEGKKPPETVEAD, from the coding sequence ATGCCAGCCGACATTCAGACAATTAAAACATTTGAACTTTTTAAGGATCTGAAGCCCGAAGAGCTTGAACAGCTTGCCGCGCTGATGCACCCCATACGGATCACAGAAGGGGAGGTTCTGACCCGCCGGACCGATCCGGCCCACAGCTTTTATGTGGTGCTGTCCGGTAATTATATGATCTACTTTAAAGAAGGCCGGGCGTTTACCCTGCACAACAGAGGGGATATTATCGGCATGGCAACGGTGATCACGCCGTTCCGGTATCGCGGTACAACCGTTGCACTGACGGACGGGGAAGTCCTTGAAATTGCCGGCGATAAATTTCTGGATCTGATTCAGTCTGATGCCGCACTGGGGGACAGGCTGATGCACAGGCTGAATGATATCCTTGCAGAGCGCACCGTCTTTCCCGAGGGGAAAAAACCGCCTGAAACGGTCGAAGCAGATTAA
- a CDS encoding OadG family protein, translating into MTGLEAINAHNGWSIAVLGISIVFTGLTLLSATISQLYKILEMWENRDEYFKRKREALEKAQQAPAVCVVLPGNIKESARQFRLLINHMGEPFALPKLLDYARRCGLERPHSSLNDLILSKAIVPDAEGYYSWNKNVSH; encoded by the coding sequence TTGACCGGTTTAGAAGCAATTAACGCCCATAACGGCTGGTCGATCGCCGTCTTGGGGATATCTATCGTATTTACCGGACTGACCCTGCTCTCGGCAACCATCTCCCAGTTGTACAAAATTCTGGAGATGTGGGAAAATCGGGACGAATACTTTAAGCGGAAAAGAGAGGCACTGGAAAAAGCGCAGCAGGCCCCGGCCGTCTGTGTGGTACTGCCCGGCAATATCAAAGAATCTGCCCGCCAGTTCCGGCTGCTGATCAATCACATGGGAGAACCCTTTGCCCTGCCAAAGCTCCTTGACTATGCCCGGCGCTGCGGTCTGGAGCGCCCGCACTCCTCTCTGAATGATCTGATTCTGTCCAAAGCCATCGTACCGGATGCGGAGGGATATTATTCGTGGAATAAAAACGTCTCTCACTGA
- a CDS encoding sodium ion-translocating decarboxylase subunit beta, whose protein sequence is MENLLDLFMQFVSNTGYYMLDYRYLTMIVIGLIFVYLGIAKQYEPLLLVPIGFGILMGNIPVFQGLGLAIYEDNSVLHYLYMGVTLGIYPPLIFLGIGAMTDFSTMLARPLLMLLGAAAQMGIFLTFLGALALGFAPNEAASIGIIGGADGPTAIFLTAQLAPKLIGPIAVAAYSYMALVPVIQPPIMKLLTSRKERLIRMEESREVSKREKIIFPIAGFLLCCLLAPAALPLLGMLFFGNLLKECVVTERLAVAARGPIIDTVTILLGITVGASTQADVFLTGQSVGIFILGALSFGVATASGVLFAKTMNLFLRSKINPLLGAAGVSAVPDSARVVHHIGHEEDPTNFLLMHAMAPNVSGVIGSAIGAGVLWSFMM, encoded by the coding sequence ATGGAAAACCTGTTAGATCTTTTTATGCAATTTGTAAGCAATACCGGCTACTATATGCTGGACTACCGGTACCTGACTATGATTGTTATCGGTCTGATCTTCGTCTACCTCGGCATCGCCAAACAGTATGAGCCGCTGCTGCTGGTTCCCATCGGCTTCGGTATTCTCATGGGAAATATCCCGGTCTTCCAGGGACTGGGTCTGGCGATTTACGAAGACAACAGCGTACTGCACTATCTGTATATGGGCGTGACCCTGGGGATCTATCCGCCGCTGATCTTCCTGGGCATCGGGGCCATGACCGATTTTTCCACCATGCTGGCCCGGCCCCTGCTTATGCTCCTGGGCGCCGCCGCTCAGATGGGTATCTTCCTGACCTTCCTGGGGGCGCTGGCCCTGGGATTTGCCCCCAACGAAGCCGCCTCTATCGGCATCATCGGCGGCGCGGACGGCCCGACCGCCATCTTCCTCACGGCCCAGCTGGCCCCCAAACTGATCGGCCCCATCGCCGTGGCCGCTTACTCCTACATGGCCCTGGTTCCGGTCATCCAGCCGCCCATCATGAAACTGCTCACCAGCCGTAAGGAACGCCTGATCAGAATGGAGGAGTCCCGCGAGGTTTCCAAAAGAGAGAAGATCATTTTCCCCATCGCAGGCTTTCTGCTCTGCTGCCTCCTGGCCCCCGCAGCCCTGCCGCTGCTGGGAATGCTCTTCTTCGGCAATCTGCTGAAAGAATGTGTTGTGACCGAACGTCTTGCCGTTGCGGCACGCGGTCCCATCATCGACACTGTGACCATTCTGCTGGGCATCACGGTCGGTGCCAGCACCCAGGCCGACGTATTTCTGACCGGCCAGTCCGTGGGCATCTTCATCCTCGGCGCACTTTCCTTTGGCGTGGCCACGGCCTCCGGGGTTCTTTTTGCCAAGACCATGAACCTGTTTCTCCGCAGCAAAATCAACCCGCTGCTGGGCGCAGCCGGCGTATCCGCAGTGCCGGACTCGGCCCGCGTGGTTCACCATATCGGCCATGAGGAAGATCCCACCAACTTCCTGCTCATGCATGCCATGGCCCCAAACGTGTCCGGCGTTATCGGCTCGGCCATCGGCGCCGGTGTGCTGTGGAGCTTTATGATGTAG